Proteins from a single region of Verrucomicrobiota bacterium:
- the cutA gene encoding divalent-cation tolerance protein CutA, with protein sequence MVFVTVYIPCKNLPEARKIAKATVSAKLAACANIVGAIESHYIWKGKPCTEKETLLLLKTRKTLFKKLEAAVRKLHSYECPCICAFKIETASADYLRWLADQTKA encoded by the coding sequence ATGGTATTCGTCACTGTTTACATCCCCTGCAAAAACCTGCCGGAAGCCCGAAAAATCGCAAAGGCGACCGTCTCAGCCAAACTCGCCGCCTGTGCCAATATCGTCGGCGCCATCGAATCCCACTACATCTGGAAGGGCAAGCCCTGCACAGAAAAAGAAACCCTTCTCCTACTGAAAACCCGCAAAACCCTCTTTAAAAAACTTGAGGCCGCCGTACGCAAATTGCACAGCTACGAATGCCCCTGCATCTGCGCCTTCAAAATCGAAACAGCCAGCGCGGATTACCTCAGATGGCTGGCTGATCAGACCAAAGCCTAA